TTCTACGGAGTTTTCATTCTTCACTTTGAAGTTGTTGAAGATATCAGGTTCCAGTTGATACTTTCCGGAGTTGATCACACTATCGCAATAATCCATGGATTTCTGCCATTGGGGAGTACCGGTATACACTTCCGCATTCAGATACAGTTTGGCCAGCAATGAGTAGGCAACCCACTTGGTTACTTTGGTATAAGTGGCCATGTTCTTTTCTTCTGACAGATCTTTTGCCGTAGCAAGCAGTTCAGATTCTACAAAATCATACACTTCTTTGCGGGTATTGTTTGTAGGCAGTTCTCCTTCGAAGGAGGTTACGATGGGCACATTGCCGATATTATCGAGCATGATAAAATACCAGAAGGCGCGCAAGGTGCGCAGCTCGGCATAGATCCTTTCTTTGTTCTCGATCTCAACAGTGGTATTGTCCAGCAGGTTGAGGATCTTGTTGACGGTAGCCACCTGCTCGAAACGCCAGAAATCAGGCGTTTCGCGGGCAGACCATTCATGGGTATGATAACGGAGATGGATACCCCCGGAATACCAGTCGAGCCCGCGGGCGGGGATCATATATTCATCGGAAGTGATTTCCTGCATCCAGAAATCATTGTTTACATAACCGGCCAGCGTACCATAGGCAGGCCCTATCAGGGAATTTATCTCTTCCGTGGTGCCACCAAAATGATCCTGGGGAATAAGACTGTACAGATCCTCATCCAGCTTGGTACAGGCGCTCAGCATCGTACAGGAGAGCAAAACAGCGGTGATCAGATATCTGAATTTCATGATGTGGATTGTTGTTTGATTAAAAAGCTACATGAACACCCAGGGCAAAAGCCCTTGTTTTAGGATAATAGTTGCGGGCATCGATTCCCGGCAACAGTCCATCGGCATTTACTTCCGGAT
This portion of the Pseudobacter ginsenosidimutans genome encodes:
- a CDS encoding RagB/SusD family nutrient uptake outer membrane protein, with amino-acid sequence MKFRYLITAVLLSCTMLSACTKLDEDLYSLIPQDHFGGTTEEINSLIGPAYGTLAGYVNNDFWMQEITSDEYMIPARGLDWYSGGIHLRYHTHEWSARETPDFWRFEQVATVNKILNLLDNTTVEIENKERIYAELRTLRAFWYFIMLDNIGNVPIVTSFEGELPTNNTRKEVYDFVESELLATAKDLSEEKNMATYTKVTKWVAYSLLAKLYLNAEVYTGTPQWQKSMDYCDSVINSGKYQLEPDIFNNFKVKNENSVENIWAIPYDADYFRGYFIPYQMSWHYSQYVAFDVQFSSWNGPCAVPGFVKSFDTDDARRRSFLIGPQSTPGGQPIFTRDGITQLNYTIDVVNYANANENEGARLFKWEVEKGGRTHMNNDFAIFRYSDILLMKAENLLRLSNANEPAARALVNEVRGRNFTTPNHMRNSLLTCC